From one Amycolatopsis sp. FDAARGOS 1241 genomic stretch:
- a CDS encoding RNB domain-containing ribonuclease: MIRTPASGGDFRRLRTEFSLPDSFGPEVLAEAEAAVLGPRAEGREDATGLPFVTIDPPGAKDLDQAMVVERTARGFRVHYAIADLAAFVPPGGALDHEARRRGQTLYLPDGNVPLHPTVLSEGAASLLPGETRPAVLWTIDVDSSGELTATRVRRALVRSTEQLDYEGVQASLDAGKPHPSVAALPELGRLRRELAVQRGAVELQLPEQEISGDPDGGWALARRPRTVVDAWNAEISLLTGMAAAQIMLEARVGVLRTLPPPDPEAVEWLRRSASVVHVAWPAGVGMSEFLSSLDPGQPSSMAIFADTTRLLRGAGYTSFDGSLPSLTTHAGIGGAYAHVTAPIRRLVDRFGTEVCLAVTAGREVPSWVREALTEVPPQMSASDSLAARVERACIDQVEAWVLAERVGREFTAVVLRAEETRAEILVEDPPVMAKCSGEKFPEGERIGVRLTAVDVDKRKVSFERV, encoded by the coding sequence GTGATCAGGACACCCGCGTCCGGAGGGGACTTCCGTCGGCTCCGGACGGAGTTCTCGCTGCCGGATTCGTTCGGTCCCGAGGTGCTGGCCGAGGCCGAGGCCGCGGTGCTCGGCCCGCGCGCCGAAGGCCGGGAAGACGCCACCGGCCTGCCGTTCGTGACGATCGACCCGCCCGGCGCCAAGGATCTCGACCAGGCGATGGTCGTCGAACGCACGGCGCGCGGCTTCCGCGTGCACTACGCTATCGCCGACCTCGCGGCGTTCGTCCCGCCGGGCGGCGCGCTCGACCACGAGGCCCGCCGCCGCGGTCAGACGCTCTACCTGCCCGACGGCAACGTCCCGCTCCACCCGACCGTCCTGTCCGAAGGCGCCGCCAGCCTGTTGCCCGGCGAGACGCGCCCGGCCGTGCTCTGGACCATCGACGTCGACTCGTCCGGCGAGCTCACCGCCACCCGCGTGCGCCGCGCGCTCGTGCGATCCACCGAACAGCTCGACTACGAGGGCGTGCAGGCCTCGCTCGACGCCGGCAAACCGCACCCGTCCGTCGCCGCACTGCCCGAGCTGGGCCGGCTGCGGCGCGAGCTGGCCGTGCAGCGCGGGGCCGTCGAGCTGCAGTTGCCGGAACAGGAGATCAGCGGCGACCCCGACGGCGGCTGGGCGCTGGCCCGTCGCCCGCGCACGGTCGTCGATGCCTGGAACGCCGAGATCTCCCTGCTCACGGGCATGGCAGCGGCGCAGATCATGCTCGAAGCCCGCGTCGGCGTGCTGCGGACGCTGCCACCGCCCGATCCGGAGGCCGTGGAGTGGCTGCGCCGGTCCGCATCCGTGGTGCACGTGGCGTGGCCGGCCGGGGTCGGTATGTCCGAGTTCCTGTCCTCTTTGGACCCCGGTCAGCCCTCGTCCATGGCCATCTTCGCCGATACCACGCGCCTCCTGCGCGGCGCCGGCTACACGTCATTCGACGGCTCCCTGCCCAGCCTCACCACGCACGCGGGCATCGGCGGCGCGTACGCGCACGTCACGGCGCCGATCCGGCGGCTGGTCGACCGGTTCGGCACGGAGGTGTGCCTCGCCGTGACCGCCGGGCGCGAAGTGCCGTCGTGGGTCCGGGAGGCGCTGACCGAGGTGCCGCCGCAGATGTCCGCTTCGGACAGTCTCGCCGCGCGCGTCGAACGGGCCTGCATCGACCAGGTGGAGGCGTGGGTGCTGGCGGAGCGCGTCGGGCGCGAGTTCACGGCCGTGGTGCTGCGCGCGGAGGAGACGCGGGCCGAGATCCTCGTCGAGGACCCGCCCGTGATGGCCAAGTGCTCGGGCGAGAAGTTCCCCGAGGGCGAACGGATCGGCGTCCGGCTCACGGCGGTCGACGTCGACAAGCGGAAGGTGTCGTTCGAACGCGTATGA
- the gabT gene encoding 4-aminobutyrate--2-oxoglutarate transaminase, giving the protein MTTTPAAELVAPAPRQRQLRTEIPGPASRALQKRRTAAVAAGVSSTLPVYVTSASGGLLADADGNVLIDFGSGIAVTNVGHSAPEVVDRVRKQACWFTHTCFMVTPYEGYVEVCEALAELTPGDHAKKSVLFNSGAEAVENAVKIARAATGRQAVVVFDHAYHGRTNLTMALTAKSVPYKHGFGPFAPEVYRVPGSYPYRDGLSGAAAARIAIDRIEKQIGGDQVAAVVIEPIQGEGGFIEPAPGFLPALSAWCRDNGVVFVADEVQTGFCRTGDWFASSNEGVVPDLIATAKGIAAGLPLSAVTGRAELLDAVGPGGLGGTYGGNPVACAAALGSIETMRASDLPSSARRVQDVVLPRLRALAEETGVIGDVRGRGAMLAAEFVKPGTDEPDAGLTKRVAAACHALGVVVLTCGTYGNVIRLLPPLSLSNELLDEGLSVLEHAVRTEVRK; this is encoded by the coding sequence ATGACCACCACGCCCGCCGCCGAGCTCGTCGCGCCGGCACCCCGTCAGCGCCAGCTGCGCACCGAGATCCCCGGCCCGGCGTCGCGCGCGCTGCAGAAGCGGCGGACCGCCGCGGTCGCGGCGGGCGTGAGCTCCACGTTGCCCGTGTACGTGACGTCGGCCAGCGGTGGGCTGCTCGCCGACGCCGACGGCAACGTGCTCATCGACTTCGGCTCCGGCATCGCCGTGACGAACGTGGGGCACTCCGCGCCGGAGGTCGTCGACCGGGTGCGCAAGCAGGCGTGCTGGTTCACGCACACGTGTTTCATGGTCACCCCGTACGAGGGCTACGTGGAGGTCTGCGAGGCGCTGGCCGAGCTGACGCCGGGTGACCACGCGAAGAAGTCGGTGCTGTTCAACTCGGGTGCCGAGGCCGTGGAGAACGCGGTGAAGATCGCGCGCGCGGCGACCGGGCGCCAGGCCGTGGTGGTGTTCGACCACGCCTACCACGGGCGGACGAACCTGACGATGGCGTTGACCGCGAAGTCGGTGCCCTACAAGCACGGGTTCGGTCCCTTCGCTCCCGAGGTCTACCGCGTGCCGGGCTCGTACCCGTACCGCGACGGGCTTTCGGGCGCGGCGGCGGCGCGGATCGCGATCGACCGGATCGAGAAGCAGATCGGCGGCGACCAGGTGGCGGCAGTCGTGATCGAGCCGATCCAGGGTGAGGGCGGGTTCATCGAGCCGGCGCCCGGGTTCCTGCCGGCCCTTTCGGCGTGGTGCCGCGACAACGGCGTGGTGTTCGTGGCCGACGAGGTGCAGACCGGCTTCTGCCGCACCGGCGACTGGTTCGCGTCCTCGAACGAAGGTGTGGTGCCGGATCTCATCGCGACGGCCAAGGGCATCGCGGCCGGGCTGCCACTCTCGGCCGTGACCGGGCGCGCGGAGCTGCTCGACGCCGTCGGCCCCGGTGGGCTGGGCGGCACGTATGGCGGCAACCCCGTCGCGTGCGCCGCGGCCTTGGGTTCGATCGAGACGATGCGCGCTTCGGACCTGCCGTCTTCTGCGAGGCGTGTGCAGGACGTTGTGCTGCCGCGGCTGCGGGCGCTGGCCGAGGAGACGGGCGTGATCGGCGACGTCCGCGGGCGCGGCGCGATGCTGGCCGCGGAGTTCGTGAAGCCGGGCACCGACGAGCCCGACGCCGGCCTGACCAAACGCGTCGCAGCGGCGTGCCACGCGCTCGGCGTCGTGGTCCTGACCTGCGGCACCTACGGCAACGTCATCCGGTTGCTGCCGCCGCTGTCCCTGTCCAACGAGCTGCTCGACGAGGGTCTGTCCGTGCTCGAGCACGCGGTTCGCACGGAGGTGCGCAAGTGA
- a CDS encoding AAA family ATPase — protein MKIAFVGKGGSGKTTLSSLFVSYLADAGKPVLAIDADINQHLAVALGATEEEALAWPTLGDHMALIKDYLRGDNPRIPDAAAMIKTTPPGRGSRLVTPFEDNPITDACFRSLGGVRLGVTGRFDEDDLGVACYHSKVGAAELLLNHLVDGPGEYVVMDMTAGADAFASGLFTRFDVTFLVCEPTLRSVGVYRQYADHARDFGVHLAAVGNKVTDADDVAFLQAELGPALLGWLSSSRHVRAAERGSWRPIGELEPRNLSTLASMLSTVDDTTRDWARYQQQGVEFHLRNARAWGNGRTGADLESQVDPQFILGPGVPTAL, from the coding sequence GTGAAGATCGCGTTCGTCGGCAAGGGCGGCAGCGGGAAGACCACGCTCTCGTCGCTGTTCGTCTCGTACCTGGCCGACGCCGGCAAACCGGTGCTGGCGATCGACGCCGACATCAACCAGCACCTCGCCGTCGCCCTCGGCGCGACCGAGGAGGAGGCGCTCGCGTGGCCCACGCTGGGTGACCACATGGCGCTCATCAAGGACTACCTGCGCGGCGACAACCCGCGGATCCCCGACGCGGCCGCGATGATCAAGACCACGCCGCCCGGCCGCGGGTCACGCCTGGTCACGCCGTTCGAGGACAACCCGATCACGGACGCGTGCTTCCGCTCACTGGGCGGCGTGCGGCTCGGCGTGACGGGCCGGTTCGACGAGGACGACCTCGGCGTGGCCTGCTACCACTCCAAGGTCGGAGCGGCGGAACTGCTGCTGAACCACCTGGTCGACGGCCCGGGCGAGTACGTCGTGATGGACATGACCGCCGGCGCCGACGCCTTCGCGTCCGGCCTGTTCACCCGCTTCGACGTGACTTTTCTGGTGTGCGAGCCGACGCTGCGCAGCGTCGGCGTGTACCGCCAGTACGCGGACCACGCACGCGACTTCGGTGTGCACCTCGCGGCGGTCGGCAACAAGGTGACCGACGCCGACGACGTTGCCTTCCTGCAGGCCGAGCTCGGCCCGGCGCTGCTCGGGTGGCTCTCCTCGTCGCGCCACGTCCGCGCCGCCGAGCGCGGCTCGTGGCGCCCGATCGGGGAACTGGAGCCGCGCAACCTCTCCACGCTGGCCTCCATGCTCTCGACGGTGGACGACACAACGCGCGACTGGGCCCGGTACCAGCAACAGGGCGTCGAGTTCCACCTGCGCAACGCGCGGGCGTGGGGCAACGGCCGCACCGGCGCCGACCTGGAAAGCCAGGTCGACCCGCAGTTCATCCTGGGGCCGGGGGTTCCGACGGCTTTGTGA
- a CDS encoding helical backbone metal receptor, with protein MRSTDLVDDLGEPVPVAGPPARVVSLVPSLTEAVEVSAPGRLVGATDYCTHPSSLAVPRVGGSKYPKIDRVLELAPDVVLANSEENRPEDVQRLRANGIPVFVMAAAASVPAALGSLRRLLTQVYDIAEPAWLVEAEELWREVAPVRFRAVVPVWRKPWIVLGRDTFAGDVLRRVGVANVYESADDRYPRPALAELLAMDADLVVLPDEPYEFTVDDGPGFFPDFRPLLVSGRHLTWYGPSLVDAHSALTRAVGELS; from the coding sequence ATGAGGAGCACGGACCTGGTCGACGACCTCGGTGAGCCGGTCCCGGTCGCCGGGCCGCCGGCGCGGGTGGTGTCGCTGGTCCCGTCGCTGACGGAGGCTGTCGAGGTCAGCGCGCCCGGCCGGCTGGTCGGCGCGACGGACTACTGCACGCATCCGTCTTCTTTGGCCGTTCCGCGCGTCGGCGGTTCCAAGTACCCGAAGATCGACCGGGTGCTGGAGCTGGCGCCCGATGTCGTGCTGGCGAACTCCGAGGAGAACCGGCCGGAGGACGTGCAACGCCTGCGCGCCAACGGAATCCCGGTGTTCGTCATGGCGGCCGCCGCTTCGGTGCCCGCCGCGCTGGGCTCGTTGCGGCGGTTGCTGACGCAGGTGTACGACATCGCCGAGCCCGCGTGGCTGGTCGAGGCCGAGGAGCTGTGGCGCGAGGTCGCGCCGGTGCGGTTCCGGGCCGTCGTGCCGGTGTGGCGGAAGCCGTGGATCGTGCTGGGCCGCGACACGTTCGCGGGCGACGTCCTGCGCCGGGTCGGGGTGGCGAACGTCTACGAGTCGGCGGATGACCGGTATCCGCGGCCCGCGCTGGCGGAGTTGCTCGCCATGGACGCGGACCTGGTGGTCCTGCCGGACGAACCGTACGAGTTCACCGTGGACGACGGCCCGGGCTTCTTCCCGGACTTCCGGCCGCTCCTGGTGTCGGGCCGCCACCTGACCTGGTACGGCCCGTCGCTGGTCGACGCGCACTCGGCGCTGACCCGCGCGGTGGGGGAGCTCTCGTGA
- a CDS encoding PucR family transcriptional regulator, producing MALTLRALAAQPGLGLSVVAGESGLDRPIGWVHPTELTDPQAFLEGGELLLTTGLALDDATSAAYVRRLVDAGAAGLGFGVGLSHDHVPEALVETADEVGLPVLEVPRRTPFIALTRAVSRAVAADEYAATVRIGRAQQELTRTAVGRSGAAGVVRRLARLVDGWVVLFDAAGRVREASSATARAHGEELDVKTLRAGTRVVTLGEQEVVLQTLHTRGALAVGTGEPLDAPGRHVVNTAVSLLSLALEQDRAHRSALSRLRTGLLDLMAAGEQALALDVLRTAQGAPDPPWTVLAVVGSPAARNTVYDRLEPLAAQVFFAHSGEFLVAVTDDPERVLSATVDGCHVGIGDATAFPDALRQARQAAEAARAQGTPLLRYADHAGRGLLNLLDPVAAQAFSADLLAPLLGRAELEESLRCWLENHGHWDRAATQLGVHRHTLRNRMTKAAELLGKDLDSPGARAELWLALQVKS from the coding sequence ATGGCACTCACCCTCCGTGCGCTGGCGGCCCAGCCCGGCCTGGGCCTGTCCGTGGTCGCGGGGGAGTCCGGGCTCGACCGCCCCATCGGCTGGGTGCACCCCACCGAGCTCACCGACCCGCAGGCCTTCCTCGAAGGCGGCGAGCTATTGCTCACGACCGGCCTCGCGCTCGACGACGCGACGTCCGCCGCCTACGTCCGCCGGCTCGTCGACGCGGGCGCCGCCGGTCTCGGCTTCGGCGTCGGCCTGAGCCACGACCACGTCCCGGAAGCGCTGGTCGAGACCGCCGACGAGGTCGGCCTCCCGGTGCTGGAGGTCCCGCGCAGGACGCCTTTCATCGCCCTCACCCGCGCCGTCTCCCGGGCCGTGGCCGCCGACGAGTACGCCGCCACCGTCCGCATCGGCCGCGCCCAGCAGGAACTCACCCGCACCGCCGTCGGCCGCTCCGGCGCCGCGGGGGTGGTCCGCCGGCTCGCCCGGCTCGTCGACGGCTGGGTCGTCCTCTTCGACGCCGCCGGCCGCGTGCGCGAGGCGTCGTCCGCCACCGCCCGCGCCCACGGTGAGGAGCTCGACGTCAAGACCCTGCGCGCCGGAACCCGCGTGGTAACGCTGGGGGAGCAGGAGGTCGTGCTCCAGACCCTGCACACGCGCGGCGCGCTCGCCGTCGGCACCGGCGAGCCGCTCGACGCACCCGGCCGCCACGTCGTGAACACGGCCGTCTCCCTGCTTTCCCTGGCCCTGGAACAGGACCGCGCCCACCGCAGCGCGCTCTCGCGCCTGCGCACCGGCCTGCTGGACCTGATGGCCGCAGGTGAGCAAGCCCTGGCGCTCGACGTGCTGCGCACCGCGCAGGGCGCGCCGGATCCACCGTGGACAGTGCTCGCCGTCGTGGGCTCACCGGCCGCGCGCAACACCGTGTACGACCGCCTCGAACCCCTTGCCGCGCAAGTGTTCTTCGCGCACTCCGGCGAGTTCCTCGTCGCCGTCACCGACGACCCCGAACGCGTGTTGTCCGCCACGGTCGATGGCTGCCACGTCGGGATCGGCGACGCCACCGCGTTCCCGGATGCGCTCCGCCAGGCCCGGCAAGCCGCCGAAGCCGCCCGCGCGCAGGGCACCCCGCTCCTGCGCTACGCCGACCACGCCGGCCGCGGTCTCCTGAACCTCCTCGACCCCGTTGCGGCCCAAGCATTCTCGGCAGACCTGCTCGCCCCGCTGCTGGGCCGCGCGGAACTCGAAGAGTCCCTCCGCTGCTGGCTCGAGAACCACGGGCATTGGGACCGCGCCGCCACGCAGCTCGGCGTCCACCGCCACACCTTGCGCAACCGCATGACCAAAGCGGCCGAACTCCTCGGCAAGGACCTCGACTCGCCGGGCGCGAGAGCCGAACTCTGGCTCGCCCTGCAGGTCAAGTCGTGA
- a CDS encoding aldehyde dehydrogenase family protein: protein MSVPFWVAGKPVITGTTAAVRHSYDGSEAGSHHVPSASDIEAAVQAAAAVADEFATTPAHVRAGALDHVSSSLSRRADEIARLITAESGKPLKWSRGEVGRAVSTFRWAAEEARRFSGELQRLDTDPGGTGRLALVRRVPRGPVLGITPFNFPLNLVAHKVAPAIAVGAPIVLKPAPATPLTSLLLGEILAETALPAGSWSILPLGNSETAELVKDPRLPVVSFTGSVPVGWAIRDSVPRKHVSLELGGNGAVLVCPDWTDLEFAAQRIATFSMYQAGQSCISVQRVYVHTDVYDELESRVLTQVAALRTGDPASDGVDVGPLINEAAATRVSSWVSSAVSAGGRLLTGGGRSGATVEPTVLADVPEDASVMAEEVFGPVVSLVRVSSVDEGVERINASRFGLQAGVFTRDLPTAFDVSARLKVGGVLIGDVPSFRADQMPYGGVKDSGAGREGPAAAMADFTEERVTVLTGLTL, encoded by the coding sequence GTGAGTGTTCCGTTCTGGGTCGCCGGCAAGCCGGTGATCACCGGTACGACGGCGGCCGTCCGCCACTCCTACGACGGCAGTGAAGCCGGTTCCCACCACGTACCGTCCGCTTCGGACATCGAGGCGGCGGTGCAGGCCGCGGCGGCCGTCGCGGACGAGTTCGCCACGACGCCCGCGCACGTGCGGGCCGGGGCGCTGGACCACGTGTCTTCTTCGTTGAGCCGACGAGCCGACGAGATCGCGCGGCTGATCACGGCCGAGTCGGGCAAGCCGCTGAAGTGGTCGCGCGGCGAGGTGGGGCGCGCGGTGTCGACGTTCCGCTGGGCGGCCGAGGAAGCGCGCCGGTTCTCCGGCGAATTGCAGCGCCTCGACACCGACCCGGGTGGCACCGGGCGCCTGGCTTTGGTGCGGCGCGTGCCGCGCGGGCCGGTGCTCGGGATCACGCCGTTCAACTTCCCGCTGAACCTGGTGGCGCACAAGGTCGCACCGGCCATCGCGGTGGGCGCACCGATCGTGCTGAAGCCTGCCCCCGCGACGCCGCTGACTTCGTTGCTGCTGGGCGAAATCCTGGCGGAGACGGCGTTGCCGGCGGGCAGCTGGTCGATCCTGCCGCTGGGCAACTCCGAGACGGCCGAACTGGTGAAGGACCCGCGGCTGCCGGTCGTGTCGTTCACGGGTTCGGTACCCGTCGGCTGGGCGATCCGCGACAGCGTGCCGCGCAAGCACGTTTCCCTGGAACTGGGCGGGAACGGCGCCGTGCTGGTCTGTCCGGATTGGACCGACCTGGAGTTCGCGGCACAGCGGATCGCGACGTTTTCCATGTACCAGGCAGGGCAGTCGTGCATCTCGGTGCAGCGGGTGTACGTGCACACGGACGTGTATGACGAGCTGGAGTCGCGCGTGCTCACGCAGGTGGCGGCTCTGCGTACCGGCGACCCCGCTTCGGACGGCGTCGATGTGGGCCCGCTGATCAACGAAGCCGCGGCGACGCGGGTCTCGTCGTGGGTGTCCTCCGCGGTGTCCGCCGGCGGGCGCCTGCTCACCGGCGGCGGCCGCTCGGGCGCGACGGTGGAGCCGACCGTGCTCGCCGACGTGCCCGAGGACGCTTCGGTGATGGCGGAGGAGGTGTTCGGCCCGGTGGTGTCGCTGGTCCGGGTGTCCTCTGTGGACGAGGGTGTCGAGCGGATCAACGCTTCGCGCTTCGGCCTTCAGGCGGGCGTCTTCACGCGTGACCTGCCTACCGCGTTCGACGTTTCCGCTCGCCTGAAGGTCGGCGGCGTCCTGATCGGCGACGTCCCCAGCTTCCGCGCCGACCAGATGCCCTACGGCGGCGTGAAGGACTCGGGCGCCGGCCGCGAAGGCCCGGCTGCCGCGATGGCCGACTTCACCGAAGAACGCGTGACGGTGCTGACCGGCCTGACCCTGTAG
- a CDS encoding cache domain-containing protein: MTPQHEVSIVTDTRTLIGDEVVAQVSALVEEIFERLKPVLAAAETLLAEPGGAGAETLHRIRPQVLEALGGLVIGAGFVSAPHVLSDQEFGFEWWTTVGAADEDTPEQLFISLDPESPNFLDYTRQSWFTVPRDSGRRHINGPYVDYLCTDEYTLTFTLPVHREGAFAGVVGADVYVREFERTVRRRLLSLGQRAALLNAQGRVIVSNSVRQATGSLVREVDVPAWWTAGAEPLTTAAGATLRRCGDSPIALLVTT, encoded by the coding sequence ATGACCCCGCAGCACGAGGTGAGCATCGTGACCGACACCCGCACGTTGATCGGCGACGAGGTCGTCGCGCAGGTATCCGCGCTGGTCGAGGAGATCTTCGAGCGCTTGAAGCCGGTACTGGCCGCCGCCGAGACGCTGCTGGCCGAACCCGGCGGCGCCGGAGCCGAAACACTGCACCGCATCCGGCCCCAGGTGCTGGAGGCACTCGGCGGGCTGGTGATCGGCGCCGGGTTCGTGAGCGCGCCCCACGTGCTTTCGGACCAGGAGTTCGGCTTCGAGTGGTGGACCACCGTCGGCGCAGCCGACGAAGACACGCCGGAGCAGCTGTTCATCAGCCTCGACCCGGAGAGCCCGAACTTCCTCGACTACACGCGCCAGTCGTGGTTCACCGTGCCCCGCGACAGCGGACGGCGCCACATCAACGGCCCGTACGTCGACTACCTCTGCACCGACGAGTACACGCTCACGTTCACGCTGCCCGTGCACCGCGAAGGTGCGTTCGCCGGCGTGGTGGGCGCGGACGTCTACGTGCGCGAATTCGAGCGGACGGTGCGCCGCCGGCTGCTTTCGCTGGGCCAGCGCGCCGCGCTGCTCAACGCGCAGGGCCGTGTGATCGTGTCGAACAGCGTCCGGCAGGCCACGGGTTCCCTGGTGCGCGAGGTCGACGTGCCCGCGTGGTGGACCGCGGGCGCCGAACCGCTGACGACGGCGGCCGGAGCCACGTTGCGCCGGTGCGGCGATTCGCCGATCGCGCTGCTCGTCACGACTTGA
- a CDS encoding C40 family peptidase, translating to MKIAILVTVIVAAVFATVLTASTVTKVVVDQQEAAAGGILNTSCDAAIGPTQPGRPQQGAAQAGNLDDEQRGIVSLIIAIGKQRSLSPRAWQVAIQAGMTESGLHNLDYGDRDSLGIFQMRPSMNWGSAAQVTDPNYAINKFYDVLLAVPGWQNERPGDAAQAVERSGFPDRYHRWEAMASVLVENLGQVVNASGCGEGLGAALPPSQAAAQAIKFALGELGKPYVWGATGPNAYDCSGLMLRAYESAGVILPRVSQDQYKAGAMLPVRDAQPGDLIFLATDPADPSTIHHVAMYLGDGKIVEAQQTGVPVHVRPFSFDEAEVVPQAVRPGV from the coding sequence GTGAAGATCGCGATCCTCGTGACGGTGATCGTCGCCGCCGTCTTCGCCACGGTGCTCACCGCCAGCACCGTGACGAAAGTGGTGGTAGACCAGCAAGAAGCCGCGGCGGGCGGGATCCTCAACACGTCGTGCGATGCCGCGATCGGCCCCACTCAGCCAGGCCGGCCCCAGCAGGGCGCGGCCCAGGCAGGCAACCTCGACGACGAGCAGCGCGGCATCGTCTCGCTCATCATCGCCATCGGCAAGCAGCGCAGCCTCTCGCCGCGCGCGTGGCAGGTGGCGATCCAGGCCGGGATGACGGAATCGGGCCTGCACAACCTCGACTACGGCGACCGCGACTCGCTCGGCATCTTCCAGATGCGCCCGTCGATGAACTGGGGCAGCGCCGCGCAGGTCACCGACCCGAACTACGCGATCAACAAGTTCTACGACGTGCTGCTCGCCGTCCCCGGCTGGCAGAACGAACGTCCGGGTGACGCCGCGCAGGCCGTCGAGCGCTCCGGTTTCCCCGATCGCTACCACCGCTGGGAAGCGATGGCTTCGGTGCTGGTCGAGAACCTGGGCCAGGTCGTCAACGCGTCCGGCTGCGGCGAGGGCCTGGGCGCGGCGCTACCGCCGAGCCAGGCGGCGGCGCAGGCCATCAAGTTCGCGCTGGGGGAGCTGGGCAAGCCGTACGTGTGGGGAGCGACCGGTCCCAACGCGTACGACTGTTCCGGGCTCATGTTGCGCGCGTACGAGTCGGCCGGCGTGATCCTGCCGCGTGTCTCCCAGGACCAGTACAAGGCCGGCGCGATGCTCCCGGTGCGCGACGCCCAGCCCGGTGACCTGATCTTCCTCGCCACGGACCCGGCCGACCCGTCGACGATCCACCACGTCGCGATGTACCTGGGCGACGGCAAGATCGTCGAGGCCCAGCAGACGGGCGTGCCCGTGCACGTGCGCCCGTTCTCCTTCGACGAGGCGGAAGTGGTACCGCAGGCGGTGCGTCCCGGCGTCTAG